A window from Solanum stenotomum isolate F172 chromosome 5, ASM1918654v1, whole genome shotgun sequence encodes these proteins:
- the LOC125866376 gene encoding probable galacturonosyltransferase 7 isoform X7, whose protein sequence is MKGGILPAKRRWKGLVIAVLGLVLLSLLVPLVFLLGLHNGFHSSGYTTPQHSSASVGLRIYGRHGTPKIENQSEDDESTHVDDLMQRLEPTFPKDFGENIVVGKAENKTAGFPLLDGLPKERLGVNSTGVGDLTKKRQSTGVGDLATTKQSTGVGDLAKAKQSTGVGDLAKAKQSTGVGDLAQTKQSTGVGDLGKKKQSTDVGSTPGATENIRDIDEGEKLCELKFGSYCLWRRNHKEKVNDFTVRKMKDLLYVARAYYPSIAKLPALDKLSHEMKQNIQDFERVLSVTTVDKDLPPLIDQKLPKMEAVIAQAKACRVDCSNVDKKFRQLVDLTEDEATFHMRQSAFLYQLAVQTMPKSHHCLSMRLTVEYFRGPPPDIDQSLAERHLNPDLHHFIIFSSNVLASSAVINSTVTHAKESENQVFHVVTDRQNYFAMKLWFSRNKYMEATVEVLNIEDHKLENNKASTSIHLSLPEEYRVSFHKVDGPPTTEYLSVFSHSHYLLPEIFPSLKKVVVLDDDIIVQRDLSVLWGINMDGKVNGAVQCCSVRLIQLQKLFADKRLDETSCAWMSGLNVIDLVRWREQDISGRYLKLVTEMNSEEAVALRASLLTFQGELYALDDKWVLSGLGYNYGVDIETVKNARVLHYNGNMKPWLELGIRDYTVSWRKFLNQENQFLSDCNIN, encoded by the exons ATGAAGGGTGGCATACTTCCGGCGAAGAGGCGATGGAAAGGTTTGGTAATTGCGGTGTTGGGTCTCGTTTTACTTTCATTACTCGTGCCTCTGGTGTTTCTGCTTGGCCTCCATAACGGGTTTCACTCTTCGG GATATACAACACCACAACACAGTTCAGCTTCA GTGGGACTTAGAATCTATGGTCGACATGGTACTCCTAAGATTGAGAATCAGTCGGAG GATGATGAATCAACACATGTAGATGACCTAATGCAAAGATTGGAACCAACTTTTCCCAAg GATTTTGGGGAAAATATTGTTGTCGGTAAAGCGGAGAACAAGACTGCTG GATTTCCTTTGTTGGATGGATTGCCCAAAGAGCGCTTAGGAGTAAAT AGCACAGGTGTTGGCGacttaacaaaaaaaagacaGAGCACAGGTGTTGGTGACTTGGCAACAACAAAGCAGAGCACAGGTGTTGGTGACTTGGCAAAAGCAAAGCAGAGCACTG GTGTTGGTGACTTGGCAAAAGCAAAGCAGAGCACAGGTGTTGGTGACTTGGCACAAACAAAGCAGAGCACAGGTGTTGGTGACTTGGGAAAAAAAAAGCAGAGCACCGATGTTGGTTCTACGCCTGGTGCCACTGAGAATATCAGAGACATTGATGAGGGTGAGAAATTATGTGAGCTAAAATTTGGGAGCTACTGTTTATGGCGTCGCAATCATAAGGAAAAAGTGAATGATTTCACTGttagaaagatgaaagacttgTTGTATGTGGCTCGGGCATATTATCCTAGCATCGCGAAGCTTCCGGCTCTTGACAAGCTGTCGCATGAAATGAAGCAAAACATTCAAGACTTTGAGCGGGTGCTTAGTGTAACTACGGTGGACAAAGATCTTCCTCCTCT GATTGATCAGAAGCTACCTAAGATGGAAGCTGTAATTGCTCAAGCAAAGGCATGCCGCGTAGATTGCAGTAATGTAGACAAGAAATTCAGACAACTAGTAGATCTTACTGAAGATGAGGCTACTTTCCATATGAGACAGAGTGCCTTCCTCTACCAACTAGCAGTTCAAACCATGCCCAAGAGTCATCATTGCCTGTCAATGCGATTAACTGTAGAGTATTTTAGAGGCCCTCCTCCTGATATTGATCAGTCATTGGCAGAGAGACATTTGAATCCAGATCTGCACCACTTCATTATATTCTCCAGCAATGTGCTAGCATCGTCTGCTGTAATTAACTCCACCGTAACACATGCAAAA GAAAGTGAGAATCAAGTATTTCATGTGGTAACAGATAGACAGAATTACTTTGCCATGAAGCTATGGTTCTCGAGAAATAAGTATATGGAGGCCACAGTTGAGGTGTTGAATATTGAAGATCATAAGCTGGAAAATAATAAGGCATCAACGTCAATTCATCTTTCCCTACCTGAAGAATATCGTGTCTCCTTCCACAAGGTTGATGGACCGCCAACAACAGAATACCTATCTGTTTTTTCGCATTCCCATTATCTTCTTCCTGAGATATTCCCTAGTTTGAAGAAAGTCGTTGTCTTGGATGATGACATTATTGTGCAAAGAGACCTGTCAGTCTTATGGGGCATCAATATGGACGGGAAAGTGAATGGTGCAGTTCAGTGCTGCTCAGTTAGACTGATTCAACTGCAGAAACTTTTTGCTGACAAGAGATTGGATGAAACATCTTGTGCTTGGATGTCTGGATTAAATGTTATTGATCTAGTGAGGTGGAGGGAACAAGATATTTCTGGAAGATACCTGAAGTTGGTAACAGAG ATGAATTCAGAAGAGGCTGTTGCATTGCGTGCAAGCTTGCTTACTTTTCAGGGTGAGCTTTATGCTCTTGATGATAAGTGGGTATTATCAGGACTGGGTTATAACTACGGAGTTGATATTGAAACTGTGAAAAATGCGAGAGTACTGCATTATAATGGTAACATGAAACCTTGGCTTGAGTTGGGCATCCGCGATTATACAGTTTCCTGGCGGAAGTTCCTAAACCAGGAAAATCAGTTTTTAAGTGATTGCAATATTAACTAG
- the LOC125866376 gene encoding probable galacturonosyltransferase 7 isoform X25: MKGGILPAKRRWKGLVIAVLGLVLLSLLVPLVFLLGLHNGFHSSGYTTPQHSSASDDESTHVDDLMQRLEPTFPKDFGENIVVGKAENKTAGFPLLDGLPKERLGVNSTGVGDLAQTKQSTGVGDLGKKKQSTDVGSTPGATENIRDIDEGEKLCELKFGSYCLWRRNHKEKVNDFTVRKMKDLLYVARAYYPSIAKLPALDKLSHEMKQNIQDFERVLSVTTVDKDLPPLIDQKLPKMEAVIAQAKACRVDCSNVDKKFRQLVDLTEDEATFHMRQSAFLYQLAVQTMPKSHHCLSMRLTVEYFRGPPPDIDQSLAERHLNPDLHHFIIFSSNVLASSAVINSTVTHAKESENQVFHVVTDRQNYFAMKLWFSRNKYMEATVEVLNIEDHKLENNKASTSIHLSLPEEYRVSFHKVDGPPTTEYLSVFSHSHYLLPEIFPSLKKVVVLDDDIIVQRDLSVLWGINMDGKVNGAVQCCSVRLIQLQKLFADKRLDETSCAWMSGLNVIDLVRWREQDISGRYLKLVTEMNSEEAVALRASLLTFQGELYALDDKWVLSGLGYNYGVDIETVKNARVLHYNGNMKPWLELGIRDYTVSWRKFLNQENQFLSDCNIN, encoded by the exons ATGAAGGGTGGCATACTTCCGGCGAAGAGGCGATGGAAAGGTTTGGTAATTGCGGTGTTGGGTCTCGTTTTACTTTCATTACTCGTGCCTCTGGTGTTTCTGCTTGGCCTCCATAACGGGTTTCACTCTTCGG GATATACAACACCACAACACAGTTCAGCTTCA GATGATGAATCAACACATGTAGATGACCTAATGCAAAGATTGGAACCAACTTTTCCCAAg GATTTTGGGGAAAATATTGTTGTCGGTAAAGCGGAGAACAAGACTGCTG GATTTCCTTTGTTGGATGGATTGCCCAAAGAGCGCTTAGGAGTAAAT AGCACAGGTGTTGGTGACTTGGCACAAACAAAGCAGAGCACAGGTGTTGGTGACTTGGGAAAAAAAAAGCAGAGCACCGATGTTGGTTCTACGCCTGGTGCCACTGAGAATATCAGAGACATTGATGAGGGTGAGAAATTATGTGAGCTAAAATTTGGGAGCTACTGTTTATGGCGTCGCAATCATAAGGAAAAAGTGAATGATTTCACTGttagaaagatgaaagacttgTTGTATGTGGCTCGGGCATATTATCCTAGCATCGCGAAGCTTCCGGCTCTTGACAAGCTGTCGCATGAAATGAAGCAAAACATTCAAGACTTTGAGCGGGTGCTTAGTGTAACTACGGTGGACAAAGATCTTCCTCCTCT GATTGATCAGAAGCTACCTAAGATGGAAGCTGTAATTGCTCAAGCAAAGGCATGCCGCGTAGATTGCAGTAATGTAGACAAGAAATTCAGACAACTAGTAGATCTTACTGAAGATGAGGCTACTTTCCATATGAGACAGAGTGCCTTCCTCTACCAACTAGCAGTTCAAACCATGCCCAAGAGTCATCATTGCCTGTCAATGCGATTAACTGTAGAGTATTTTAGAGGCCCTCCTCCTGATATTGATCAGTCATTGGCAGAGAGACATTTGAATCCAGATCTGCACCACTTCATTATATTCTCCAGCAATGTGCTAGCATCGTCTGCTGTAATTAACTCCACCGTAACACATGCAAAA GAAAGTGAGAATCAAGTATTTCATGTGGTAACAGATAGACAGAATTACTTTGCCATGAAGCTATGGTTCTCGAGAAATAAGTATATGGAGGCCACAGTTGAGGTGTTGAATATTGAAGATCATAAGCTGGAAAATAATAAGGCATCAACGTCAATTCATCTTTCCCTACCTGAAGAATATCGTGTCTCCTTCCACAAGGTTGATGGACCGCCAACAACAGAATACCTATCTGTTTTTTCGCATTCCCATTATCTTCTTCCTGAGATATTCCCTAGTTTGAAGAAAGTCGTTGTCTTGGATGATGACATTATTGTGCAAAGAGACCTGTCAGTCTTATGGGGCATCAATATGGACGGGAAAGTGAATGGTGCAGTTCAGTGCTGCTCAGTTAGACTGATTCAACTGCAGAAACTTTTTGCTGACAAGAGATTGGATGAAACATCTTGTGCTTGGATGTCTGGATTAAATGTTATTGATCTAGTGAGGTGGAGGGAACAAGATATTTCTGGAAGATACCTGAAGTTGGTAACAGAG ATGAATTCAGAAGAGGCTGTTGCATTGCGTGCAAGCTTGCTTACTTTTCAGGGTGAGCTTTATGCTCTTGATGATAAGTGGGTATTATCAGGACTGGGTTATAACTACGGAGTTGATATTGAAACTGTGAAAAATGCGAGAGTACTGCATTATAATGGTAACATGAAACCTTGGCTTGAGTTGGGCATCCGCGATTATACAGTTTCCTGGCGGAAGTTCCTAAACCAGGAAAATCAGTTTTTAAGTGATTGCAATATTAACTAG
- the LOC125866376 gene encoding probable galacturonosyltransferase 7 isoform X22: MKGGILPAKRRWKGLVIAVLGLVLLSLLVPLVFLLGLHNGFHSSGYTTPQHSSASVGLRIYGRHGTPKIENQSEDDESTHVDDLMQRLEPTFPKDFGENIVVGKAENKTAGFPLLDGLPKERLGVNSTGVGDLAQTKQSTGVGDLGKKKQSTDVGSTPGATENIRDIDEGEKLCELKFGSYCLWRRNHKEKVNDFTVRKMKDLLYVARAYYPSIAKLPALDKLSHEMKQNIQDFERVLSVTTVDKDLPPLIDQKLPKMEAVIAQAKACRVDCSNVDKKFRQLVDLTEDEATFHMRQSAFLYQLAVQTMPKSHHCLSMRLTVEYFRGPPPDIDQSLAERHLNPDLHHFIIFSSNVLASSAVINSTVTHAKESENQVFHVVTDRQNYFAMKLWFSRNKYMEATVEVLNIEDHKLENNKASTSIHLSLPEEYRVSFHKVDGPPTTEYLSVFSHSHYLLPEIFPSLKKVVVLDDDIIVQRDLSVLWGINMDGKVNGAVQCCSVRLIQLQKLFADKRLDETSCAWMSGLNVIDLVRWREQDISGRYLKLVTEMNSEEAVALRASLLTFQGELYALDDKWVLSGLGYNYGVDIETVKNARVLHYNGNMKPWLELGIRDYTVSWRKFLNQENQFLSDCNIN, from the exons ATGAAGGGTGGCATACTTCCGGCGAAGAGGCGATGGAAAGGTTTGGTAATTGCGGTGTTGGGTCTCGTTTTACTTTCATTACTCGTGCCTCTGGTGTTTCTGCTTGGCCTCCATAACGGGTTTCACTCTTCGG GATATACAACACCACAACACAGTTCAGCTTCA GTGGGACTTAGAATCTATGGTCGACATGGTACTCCTAAGATTGAGAATCAGTCGGAG GATGATGAATCAACACATGTAGATGACCTAATGCAAAGATTGGAACCAACTTTTCCCAAg GATTTTGGGGAAAATATTGTTGTCGGTAAAGCGGAGAACAAGACTGCTG GATTTCCTTTGTTGGATGGATTGCCCAAAGAGCGCTTAGGAGTAAAT AGCACAGGTGTTGGTGACTTGGCACAAACAAAGCAGAGCACAGGTGTTGGTGACTTGGGAAAAAAAAAGCAGAGCACCGATGTTGGTTCTACGCCTGGTGCCACTGAGAATATCAGAGACATTGATGAGGGTGAGAAATTATGTGAGCTAAAATTTGGGAGCTACTGTTTATGGCGTCGCAATCATAAGGAAAAAGTGAATGATTTCACTGttagaaagatgaaagacttgTTGTATGTGGCTCGGGCATATTATCCTAGCATCGCGAAGCTTCCGGCTCTTGACAAGCTGTCGCATGAAATGAAGCAAAACATTCAAGACTTTGAGCGGGTGCTTAGTGTAACTACGGTGGACAAAGATCTTCCTCCTCT GATTGATCAGAAGCTACCTAAGATGGAAGCTGTAATTGCTCAAGCAAAGGCATGCCGCGTAGATTGCAGTAATGTAGACAAGAAATTCAGACAACTAGTAGATCTTACTGAAGATGAGGCTACTTTCCATATGAGACAGAGTGCCTTCCTCTACCAACTAGCAGTTCAAACCATGCCCAAGAGTCATCATTGCCTGTCAATGCGATTAACTGTAGAGTATTTTAGAGGCCCTCCTCCTGATATTGATCAGTCATTGGCAGAGAGACATTTGAATCCAGATCTGCACCACTTCATTATATTCTCCAGCAATGTGCTAGCATCGTCTGCTGTAATTAACTCCACCGTAACACATGCAAAA GAAAGTGAGAATCAAGTATTTCATGTGGTAACAGATAGACAGAATTACTTTGCCATGAAGCTATGGTTCTCGAGAAATAAGTATATGGAGGCCACAGTTGAGGTGTTGAATATTGAAGATCATAAGCTGGAAAATAATAAGGCATCAACGTCAATTCATCTTTCCCTACCTGAAGAATATCGTGTCTCCTTCCACAAGGTTGATGGACCGCCAACAACAGAATACCTATCTGTTTTTTCGCATTCCCATTATCTTCTTCCTGAGATATTCCCTAGTTTGAAGAAAGTCGTTGTCTTGGATGATGACATTATTGTGCAAAGAGACCTGTCAGTCTTATGGGGCATCAATATGGACGGGAAAGTGAATGGTGCAGTTCAGTGCTGCTCAGTTAGACTGATTCAACTGCAGAAACTTTTTGCTGACAAGAGATTGGATGAAACATCTTGTGCTTGGATGTCTGGATTAAATGTTATTGATCTAGTGAGGTGGAGGGAACAAGATATTTCTGGAAGATACCTGAAGTTGGTAACAGAG ATGAATTCAGAAGAGGCTGTTGCATTGCGTGCAAGCTTGCTTACTTTTCAGGGTGAGCTTTATGCTCTTGATGATAAGTGGGTATTATCAGGACTGGGTTATAACTACGGAGTTGATATTGAAACTGTGAAAAATGCGAGAGTACTGCATTATAATGGTAACATGAAACCTTGGCTTGAGTTGGGCATCCGCGATTATACAGTTTCCTGGCGGAAGTTCCTAAACCAGGAAAATCAGTTTTTAAGTGATTGCAATATTAACTAG
- the LOC125866376 gene encoding probable galacturonosyltransferase 7 isoform X6: MKGGILPAKRRWKGLVIAVLGLVLLSLLVPLVFLLGLHNGFHSSGYTTPQHSSASVGLRIYGRHGTPKIENQSEDDESTHVDDLMQRLEPTFPKDFGENIVVGKAENKTAGFPLLDGLPKERLGVNSTGVGDLAKAKQSTGVGDLEKTKQSTDVGDLGKTKQSTGVGDLAKAKQSTGVGDLAQTKQSTGVGDLGKKKQSTDVGSTPGATENIRDIDEGEKLCELKFGSYCLWRRNHKEKVNDFTVRKMKDLLYVARAYYPSIAKLPALDKLSHEMKQNIQDFERVLSVTTVDKDLPPLIDQKLPKMEAVIAQAKACRVDCSNVDKKFRQLVDLTEDEATFHMRQSAFLYQLAVQTMPKSHHCLSMRLTVEYFRGPPPDIDQSLAERHLNPDLHHFIIFSSNVLASSAVINSTVTHAKESENQVFHVVTDRQNYFAMKLWFSRNKYMEATVEVLNIEDHKLENNKASTSIHLSLPEEYRVSFHKVDGPPTTEYLSVFSHSHYLLPEIFPSLKKVVVLDDDIIVQRDLSVLWGINMDGKVNGAVQCCSVRLIQLQKLFADKRLDETSCAWMSGLNVIDLVRWREQDISGRYLKLVTEMNSEEAVALRASLLTFQGELYALDDKWVLSGLGYNYGVDIETVKNARVLHYNGNMKPWLELGIRDYTVSWRKFLNQENQFLSDCNIN; encoded by the exons ATGAAGGGTGGCATACTTCCGGCGAAGAGGCGATGGAAAGGTTTGGTAATTGCGGTGTTGGGTCTCGTTTTACTTTCATTACTCGTGCCTCTGGTGTTTCTGCTTGGCCTCCATAACGGGTTTCACTCTTCGG GATATACAACACCACAACACAGTTCAGCTTCA GTGGGACTTAGAATCTATGGTCGACATGGTACTCCTAAGATTGAGAATCAGTCGGAG GATGATGAATCAACACATGTAGATGACCTAATGCAAAGATTGGAACCAACTTTTCCCAAg GATTTTGGGGAAAATATTGTTGTCGGTAAAGCGGAGAACAAGACTGCTG GATTTCCTTTGTTGGATGGATTGCCCAAAGAGCGCTTAGGAGTAAAT AGCACAGGTGTTGGTGACTTGGCAAAAGCAAAGCAGAGCACTGGTGTTGGTGACTTGGAAAAAACAAAGCAGAGCACAGATGTTGGTGACTTGGGAAAAACAAAGCAGAGCACAGGTGTTGGTGACTTGGCAAAAGCAAAGCAGAGCACAGGTGTTGGTGACTTGGCACAAACAAAGCAGAGCACAGGTGTTGGTGACTTGGGAAAAAAAAAGCAGAGCACCGATGTTGGTTCTACGCCTGGTGCCACTGAGAATATCAGAGACATTGATGAGGGTGAGAAATTATGTGAGCTAAAATTTGGGAGCTACTGTTTATGGCGTCGCAATCATAAGGAAAAAGTGAATGATTTCACTGttagaaagatgaaagacttgTTGTATGTGGCTCGGGCATATTATCCTAGCATCGCGAAGCTTCCGGCTCTTGACAAGCTGTCGCATGAAATGAAGCAAAACATTCAAGACTTTGAGCGGGTGCTTAGTGTAACTACGGTGGACAAAGATCTTCCTCCTCT GATTGATCAGAAGCTACCTAAGATGGAAGCTGTAATTGCTCAAGCAAAGGCATGCCGCGTAGATTGCAGTAATGTAGACAAGAAATTCAGACAACTAGTAGATCTTACTGAAGATGAGGCTACTTTCCATATGAGACAGAGTGCCTTCCTCTACCAACTAGCAGTTCAAACCATGCCCAAGAGTCATCATTGCCTGTCAATGCGATTAACTGTAGAGTATTTTAGAGGCCCTCCTCCTGATATTGATCAGTCATTGGCAGAGAGACATTTGAATCCAGATCTGCACCACTTCATTATATTCTCCAGCAATGTGCTAGCATCGTCTGCTGTAATTAACTCCACCGTAACACATGCAAAA GAAAGTGAGAATCAAGTATTTCATGTGGTAACAGATAGACAGAATTACTTTGCCATGAAGCTATGGTTCTCGAGAAATAAGTATATGGAGGCCACAGTTGAGGTGTTGAATATTGAAGATCATAAGCTGGAAAATAATAAGGCATCAACGTCAATTCATCTTTCCCTACCTGAAGAATATCGTGTCTCCTTCCACAAGGTTGATGGACCGCCAACAACAGAATACCTATCTGTTTTTTCGCATTCCCATTATCTTCTTCCTGAGATATTCCCTAGTTTGAAGAAAGTCGTTGTCTTGGATGATGACATTATTGTGCAAAGAGACCTGTCAGTCTTATGGGGCATCAATATGGACGGGAAAGTGAATGGTGCAGTTCAGTGCTGCTCAGTTAGACTGATTCAACTGCAGAAACTTTTTGCTGACAAGAGATTGGATGAAACATCTTGTGCTTGGATGTCTGGATTAAATGTTATTGATCTAGTGAGGTGGAGGGAACAAGATATTTCTGGAAGATACCTGAAGTTGGTAACAGAG ATGAATTCAGAAGAGGCTGTTGCATTGCGTGCAAGCTTGCTTACTTTTCAGGGTGAGCTTTATGCTCTTGATGATAAGTGGGTATTATCAGGACTGGGTTATAACTACGGAGTTGATATTGAAACTGTGAAAAATGCGAGAGTACTGCATTATAATGGTAACATGAAACCTTGGCTTGAGTTGGGCATCCGCGATTATACAGTTTCCTGGCGGAAGTTCCTAAACCAGGAAAATCAGTTTTTAAGTGATTGCAATATTAACTAG
- the LOC125866376 gene encoding probable galacturonosyltransferase 7 isoform X14, whose product MKGGILPAKRRWKGLVIAVLGLVLLSLLVPLVFLLGLHNGFHSSGYTTPQHSSASVGLRIYGRHGTPKIENQSEDDESTHVDDLMQRLEPTFPKDFGENIVVGKAENKTAGFPLLDGLPKERLGVNSTGVGDLTKKRQSTGVGDLATTKQSTGVGDLAKAKQSTGVGDLAKAKQSTGVGDLGKKKQSTDVGSTPGATENIRDIDEGEKLCELKFGSYCLWRRNHKEKVNDFTVRKMKDLLYVARAYYPSIAKLPALDKLSHEMKQNIQDFERVLSVTTVDKDLPPLIDQKLPKMEAVIAQAKACRVDCSNVDKKFRQLVDLTEDEATFHMRQSAFLYQLAVQTMPKSHHCLSMRLTVEYFRGPPPDIDQSLAERHLNPDLHHFIIFSSNVLASSAVINSTVTHAKESENQVFHVVTDRQNYFAMKLWFSRNKYMEATVEVLNIEDHKLENNKASTSIHLSLPEEYRVSFHKVDGPPTTEYLSVFSHSHYLLPEIFPSLKKVVVLDDDIIVQRDLSVLWGINMDGKVNGAVQCCSVRLIQLQKLFADKRLDETSCAWMSGLNVIDLVRWREQDISGRYLKLVTEMNSEEAVALRASLLTFQGELYALDDKWVLSGLGYNYGVDIETVKNARVLHYNGNMKPWLELGIRDYTVSWRKFLNQENQFLSDCNIN is encoded by the exons ATGAAGGGTGGCATACTTCCGGCGAAGAGGCGATGGAAAGGTTTGGTAATTGCGGTGTTGGGTCTCGTTTTACTTTCATTACTCGTGCCTCTGGTGTTTCTGCTTGGCCTCCATAACGGGTTTCACTCTTCGG GATATACAACACCACAACACAGTTCAGCTTCA GTGGGACTTAGAATCTATGGTCGACATGGTACTCCTAAGATTGAGAATCAGTCGGAG GATGATGAATCAACACATGTAGATGACCTAATGCAAAGATTGGAACCAACTTTTCCCAAg GATTTTGGGGAAAATATTGTTGTCGGTAAAGCGGAGAACAAGACTGCTG GATTTCCTTTGTTGGATGGATTGCCCAAAGAGCGCTTAGGAGTAAAT AGCACAGGTGTTGGCGacttaacaaaaaaaagacaGAGCACAGGTGTTGGTGACTTGGCAACAACAAAGCAGAGCACAGGTGTTGGTGACTTGGCAAAAGCAAAGCAGAGCACTG GTGTTGGTGACTTGGCAAAAGCAAAGCAGAGCACAG GTGTTGGTGACTTGGGAAAAAAAAAGCAGAGCACCGATGTTGGTTCTACGCCTGGTGCCACTGAGAATATCAGAGACATTGATGAGGGTGAGAAATTATGTGAGCTAAAATTTGGGAGCTACTGTTTATGGCGTCGCAATCATAAGGAAAAAGTGAATGATTTCACTGttagaaagatgaaagacttgTTGTATGTGGCTCGGGCATATTATCCTAGCATCGCGAAGCTTCCGGCTCTTGACAAGCTGTCGCATGAAATGAAGCAAAACATTCAAGACTTTGAGCGGGTGCTTAGTGTAACTACGGTGGACAAAGATCTTCCTCCTCT GATTGATCAGAAGCTACCTAAGATGGAAGCTGTAATTGCTCAAGCAAAGGCATGCCGCGTAGATTGCAGTAATGTAGACAAGAAATTCAGACAACTAGTAGATCTTACTGAAGATGAGGCTACTTTCCATATGAGACAGAGTGCCTTCCTCTACCAACTAGCAGTTCAAACCATGCCCAAGAGTCATCATTGCCTGTCAATGCGATTAACTGTAGAGTATTTTAGAGGCCCTCCTCCTGATATTGATCAGTCATTGGCAGAGAGACATTTGAATCCAGATCTGCACCACTTCATTATATTCTCCAGCAATGTGCTAGCATCGTCTGCTGTAATTAACTCCACCGTAACACATGCAAAA GAAAGTGAGAATCAAGTATTTCATGTGGTAACAGATAGACAGAATTACTTTGCCATGAAGCTATGGTTCTCGAGAAATAAGTATATGGAGGCCACAGTTGAGGTGTTGAATATTGAAGATCATAAGCTGGAAAATAATAAGGCATCAACGTCAATTCATCTTTCCCTACCTGAAGAATATCGTGTCTCCTTCCACAAGGTTGATGGACCGCCAACAACAGAATACCTATCTGTTTTTTCGCATTCCCATTATCTTCTTCCTGAGATATTCCCTAGTTTGAAGAAAGTCGTTGTCTTGGATGATGACATTATTGTGCAAAGAGACCTGTCAGTCTTATGGGGCATCAATATGGACGGGAAAGTGAATGGTGCAGTTCAGTGCTGCTCAGTTAGACTGATTCAACTGCAGAAACTTTTTGCTGACAAGAGATTGGATGAAACATCTTGTGCTTGGATGTCTGGATTAAATGTTATTGATCTAGTGAGGTGGAGGGAACAAGATATTTCTGGAAGATACCTGAAGTTGGTAACAGAG ATGAATTCAGAAGAGGCTGTTGCATTGCGTGCAAGCTTGCTTACTTTTCAGGGTGAGCTTTATGCTCTTGATGATAAGTGGGTATTATCAGGACTGGGTTATAACTACGGAGTTGATATTGAAACTGTGAAAAATGCGAGAGTACTGCATTATAATGGTAACATGAAACCTTGGCTTGAGTTGGGCATCCGCGATTATACAGTTTCCTGGCGGAAGTTCCTAAACCAGGAAAATCAGTTTTTAAGTGATTGCAATATTAACTAG